Part of the Ruegeria sp. AD91A genome, GATCCCAAGCCGGTCGCGCAGCGCGAACCACGTCATGGCCAGCACAAGCAGCGGATTGCGCAGGGCAGGGCCGCCGGGGAAAGACAGCGCGGGCACCCGTGCCATCGTGTCAAACCCTTCGGCCTGACCCTGAATGGCCATCGCCATGAGTTGCCCGGCATGGGTCGCAGTGCCGACACCGTGACCGGAATATCCCGAAGCCGAAAGGATATTGGGTGCGACACGGGCCAAATACGGCATCCGCCGCATGGTGATGGCCAGCGTTCCACCCCACGCATAGTCGATTTTCGCGTCCTGCAGATGCGGGAAAATCTCGGTCATGGGTTTGCGGACCTTGCCGGCGACATCCGATGGAAAGCGGTAGCCATAGCTTTCACCGCCTCCGAACAAGAGGCGACCATCAGCACTGAGGCGAAAGTAGTTCACTACGAATTTTGTATCTGCGACTGCCACATCCCGGGTCAAAACCCTCGCGGCGTCCTTTCCAAGGGGTTCGGTGGCCGCGATGAAATTGTTGATGGGCATGACCCTGGCGGCGACGGAACGATTGAGATCGCCCAGGTACCCGTTGCAGGCCAGAACGACGTGCTCGGCCCGAACATTGCCGTGTGCAGTTCGGATCACCGCAGGCTGGGTTTCGTCAATCCCCGTAACCTCGGTGCTTTCAAAGATACGAACACCCGCTTTGGCCGCGGCTTGCGCCAATCCCAAAGCATAGTTCAAAGGGTGCAGATGTGCCGCACCCATGTCCAGATACCCGCCCTTGTAAGCGGGTGATGGGCAAAGCGCGTGACCTGCGTTTTCGTCCAACAATTCGATCTGGTCATATCCATACCGCTCAGAAAGATGGCCGGCGTGGTCATGCAGTTCTTTCTGCTCAGATCTGCTCAGGCCCAGGACGGCGACCCCGGGTTTCAGGTCACACGCAATCTGGTGTCTGGCGATCAGGGATTTGACCAGATCCTTGGCGTCTTCGGCCAAATCCCACAGCTTGGCGGCGTCAGCATCGCCAACAAGACGTTCGAGGTCTTCCTGATCCATCCGCTGCGCGCTGCCCAATTGGCCGCCGTTTCGGCCTGACGCGCCAAAGCCGACACGATGGGCTTCAAGCAGCACGACGTCGAACCCGGCTTCGGCCAGATGAAGAGCCGCGGACAGCCCCGTATAACCGCCACCGACTACACACACATCCGCTTTGGTGTCTTCTGACAACGCAGGAAAGCGATCCATCGGATTTGCCGTCGCAGCATACCAGCTGTCTGGGTACTCACCCTTGCGGTCATTGGAATAGAGCAGGTTCACGGAAGGTCTCAGACGTTGATCAGCAGATGTTCACGTTCCCAAGGAGAGATGACCTGCAGGAACTCTTCGTACTCGGCCCGTTTGACGATGCCGTAAACGCGGGCGAATTCGGGGCCCAGAACCTCGTGCAGGGCAGTGGCCTCGTCAAACAGATCCAGCGCTTCTCCCATGACCTGTGGGATATCTCCTTCGCCTTCATAAGCGTCGCCATAGAACTGACGACGCGGGCGCTCTTGCTGAACCAATCCCAGATAACCGCAGGCCAGCGACAGCGCGATGCCCAGATACGGGTTGCAGTCCATCCCGGCGATGCGGTTCTCAACACGGCGCGCTTCCGGACCCGACAGGGGCACACGGATGCCGGTGGTACGGTTGTCCCGTGCCCATTCCAGATTGATCGGTGCCGCGTGATCTTTCACATAGCGCCGGTAAGAGTTAACGTAAGGTGCCATCACCGCCAGACCGGCGGGCAGATGGTTTTGCAACCCGGCGATGAAGTGATAAAACGCGTCGGTCTCGCCACCCTGTGGGCCAGAAAAGATGTTCTGCCCGGTTTCCATGTCGATGATCGAGTGATGGATGTGCATGGCCGAACCCGGTTCTTCCTCGATCGGTTTCGCCATGAAAGTGGCGAAACAATTGTGCCGCAGCGCGGCCTCACGGATCAGACGTTTGAAATAAAAGACTTCGTCAGCCAGTTTTACCGGGTTGCCATGGCGCAGATTGATTTCCAACTGCCCGGCGCCGCCTTCTTGCGTGATGCCGTCGATCTCGAACCCCTGGTGTTCGGCGAAATCATAGATGTCGTCGATCACCGGGCCGAACTCGTCCACCGCCGTCATGGAATAGGCCTGCCGTGCGGCGGCGGGGCGACCTGAGCGCCCAATCATTGGCTTGATCCCTTGTGCCGGATCGACATTGGGAGCAACAAGAAAGAATTCCATCTCGGGCGCTACTACCGGTTTCCAGCCTTTGTCGTGGTAAAGCTGTACAACACGTTTCAGCACGTTGCGCGGGCTGTATGGAATCGGTTCACCATCCCGGTTGTAGGCGTCGTGGATCACCTGCAGCGTCCAGTCGCCGGTCCAGGGTGCGGCGGTGGTTGTCGAGAAATCGGGTTTCAGGATCATGTCCTTTTCGATGAACCCGTCATCACCGGCAGCTTCGCCCCAGCCCCCTGTGATGGTCTGGTAGAAGATGCTGTCGGGCAGGTGGAAATAGGATTGCTTTGCGAATTTTGATGCAGGCACCGCCTTGCCGCGCGCAATACCCGGCAGGTCTGAAATGATGCATTCAACTTCGTCCAGTCTCTGTCCGTGGAAATACGCCTTGGCGGCTTCCGGCAGTTTATCAGTCCAATCAGCCATCAGGCTCTCTCTTTCTTTAGAAAATCGGCCATGTGGCGCGCGATTTTGGCGTTGTCGTCCAGCGCGGTTTCGCGATTTGCGGCTTCGCGCATCAGATCCTCCGGGACGACGCCCTTGCCCCGTGTCCGCATCAGGCCTGCCACGAAACCGTTGGTGAATTCCGGGTGGGCCTGAACCGTCCAGATTGTGTCCCCATAAGCCAGCATCGCGTTTTCGCAGAAGGCATTCCGGCCCAGAACCCGCGCCTCTTTTGGCAATTCAACAACCTGATCCTGATGCCAGGCATTCAGCCATAATTTGTTGCCGTCATACTCGTATTCAGTACGACCTACAGCCCAACCTCCAGCGAACTTCTCGACCTTGCCACCCAGTGCCTGAGCAATGATCTGATGGCCAAAGCAAACGCCGATCAGCGATTTTCCGCTTTGTTGGATCTCGCGCACCAACGCTACCAGCGGCGCAATCCAGGGCAGGGCTTCGTAAACCCCGTGACGAGACCCGGTAATGACCCATCCATCCGCATCATCTGCACTATCGGGGAAGGTGCCGTCCACGACGGCAAAGGTCACGAACTCGAACCCATTGCCAGCCAACAGCGTGGGGAAAAGCTCGTCATAATCCCCGAATTCATCCTGCAGCACTTCGGGGGTGTGGCCGGTTTGTAGAATACCGATTTTCATGTGTCACCAAATTTGATCAAATTAATCCTAACCGAGACTGATTGAAGCGGCAAGGGGGTCAAACCGCCTCGAGATAGCTCAGCCAGTGATCCTCGGGTGGGATGCTCGCAAATCGGGTGATCTCTTGCCGCTTGGTCATGGTCAGATAGCGGATCAGGTCTGCGGGGAACAGACGCGGCACCAATGGATCAGAGGCGAACCTGTCAATCGCACTCGACCAATCCGGCATCAGCTGAGGCAGGTCTGCAATGTCATAGGCGTTCCCCGTGATCGGGGCAGGTGGGGTCAAACTGTCTTCGATGCCAACAAGTGCCGCGCCCAGAACCGCGGTTAGCATCAGATACGGGTTTATGTCCCCGCCGGCGACGCGGTGTTCGATGCGCCGTGCAGCCGGGGGGCCGCCCGGGATGCGAATAGCTGCGGTTCGATTTTCATAGGCCCAGCAGGCCCCCGTGGGCGCATGTGCCCCTGGTATGAGCCGTGTGTAGGAATTCCCGTGGGGCGCAAATATCAGCGTACTGCCCGGCATGGCCGCGACACAGCCAGCGACGGCAGACCGCAAAATCTCAGTGCCTTCCGGCCCGTTGTTGTCGAACACATTGTGCCCGTTCTGGTCCACTACCGAGAAATGCACATGCATTCCGTTGCCGGCGTCATCAGTATAAGGCTTGGACATGAAGGTTGCCGCAAATCCGTGCTTGCGCGCCAATCCACGCGTCAATGCCTTGAAAAGCCACGTATCATCGGCACAGCGCATGGCGTCCTGATGGTTCAGGTTGATCTCGAACTGGCCGATGCCGCTTTCCGAGATGGCCGTCTGCGCGGGGATGCCCATTTCGGCGCAGCCGTCGTACAGTTCGGTGAAGAACGCTTCGAACGCGTCCATTTCAGCAACCGACAGAACTGCCTCATCGGTAAGGCGCCGCCCGGTGATCGGATTCACTGGCGGTTGCGGTTGCGCGCCAGACGCATCAACCAGTGTGAACTCCAACTCCGTCGCGGCAACAACGGACCAGCCGCGTTGTGCATAGCGGTCGAGTATGGCGGACAGAGCATGCCGCGGGTCGCCCGGGAACGGTACGCCGTCATCATCATACAGGCTCATTGGCACCAGCGCCGTTTCCGTATCCAGCCAGGGCACGGGGACCGGGCCGCGTTCGGTCGGGCGCAGCACTCCATCTGCGTCGCCGGTTTCAAAGACCAGCGGGCTACCGTCGATGTCTGCGCCCCACAGATCAACGTTCAGTGCCGAGAATGGCATTCGTACAGCCCCCTTTTCCAGTTTGTCCGCATAGACGGGGGGCACGCGTTTGCCGCGCATCTGACCGTTCAGATCACATGCGGCAACGCGGAAATTGTGCAGGGCGCTCAGGTCCATTGGGGGCTCCGTCGGTGAAACTCCCCAGTGATTTACTTCAATGGATCTGCTTTGTCATCAAATTTGATCAAATTTTGGCTTTGGTGTTCATGGAACTCCCCGCGCCGGTTTTGACCGGCGCGGGGAGGTGCTTTTAGGCGAAGCTTACGCCATGCGCTTCCATGGGCAATTGCGCCACATGCACACCTGACAGCGCATTGATCGCATTGGCCAATGCAGGCGCTGACGGTGGCGTGCCGGGTTCTCCTACGCCGGTTGGCGCTTCGGCTGATGGCACGATATGTACGTCAATTGCGGCAATATCCCCAATACGCAGCGGTTCGTAATCCGGGAAGTTGTATTGATCCACAGCACCGCTGGTCAGAGTGATCTGGTCACGCATCACGTGGCCAATGCCATAGCCGATGCCGCCTTCCATCTGGGCGCGCACAACATCCGGGTTCACGGCAATGCCGCAATCCACGGCACAGGTGACCTTTTCAATCTTGATGCCACTTTCCGTATCGCCCGAGACTTCGACCACTTCAGCCGCGTAAGACCCAAAGGACTTGTGAACAGCGATCCCCTGTGACCGACCTTCTGGCGCATTGCCCCAGTTTGCCTTTTCGGCCGCCAGTTTTAAAACAGCTGCCTTTCGCTGCTGGTCCGGGTTGTCGTCGCCGGACAGATGGGCCAGGCGGAACTCGACCGGATCGCGCCTTGCCGCTTGGGCCACGAGATCCATCATGGTTTCCATCGTATAGGCCGTGTGAGTGTGTCCGACAGAGCGCCACCATAGTACCGAGGTTGCCTTGGGCGTATCTGTTAAACCCAGCGCCATTCCCGGAATCTGGTAGGGGCTGTCTGCGATACCTTCGATAGAGCTGTGGTCGACCCCGTCATGCACCGCGAAGGCCTCGAAGGCCGTGCCTTTCATGATTGATTGGCCAGCTACCTGATGCTGCCATCCGACGATTTTGCCATCGGCATCCAGGCCAACCCGGACCTTGTGGCCAAAGGCGGGGCGGTAATACCCGCTGCGGATATCGTCTTCGCGCGTCCAGACCAGTTTCACCGGGCGCGAGCGGTCAGTGACGACAAAAGCCAGAGCTGCCTCGACCTGATAATCCGCATCCGGAGTTGCGCGGCGACCAAAGGAGCCACCCGCCAGCATGGTCTTGATGTGGATCTTCTCAGCGGGCAGGCCAAAGATCTGCTGGTAGGCCATATGTGGCCCTGTCGGCATTTGCGCCCCGTCATGCAGAACGATGTCACCATCGGCTGTTTGCTCGATCGTGCAGTTCAGTGGCTCCATTGGAGCATGGGCCAGCAGTGGGAAGTAGAACGTTTTTTCAACGACCTTGTCCGCACCGTCGATGGCGGCTGCCACAGCTTCAAAATCTGCCTTGTTCACGTTATACGTGGGCTCAGCCTCCAGCGCGGCCATGATCTCGGCCTTGATCTGGTCCGAGTCACGGGTTTCTGCGCCCGAAATGTCCCACTCGACCTCAAGCGCATCGCGTGCTTGGATCGCAGCCCAGGTGTTCTCGGCATAAACCGCGACACCGGCCTGATTGGGCAGGACGGCTGCATTGATATACCCTTTGACCTCTTTCGATGCGCTGTCATCAAAACCCAGGGCGATGCCGCCCTTCGCTTCCGGGCGTTTGATCATGGCGACCATCTGGTTGGGCAGGTGAACGTCCATCGCGTACATCGCCTGCCCGTTGCCCTTGATTGCCGAATCCTTGCGGCGCACCGTTTCATTTCCGATCAGGCGGAACTCGGACGGGTCTTTCAGGCGCGGCTCTGCCGGAGCGTCCAGTTGCGACGCAGCAGACACGAACTCAGCGATCGGAGCCGACTTGTCGCCCGCCTTGACGATGCCGTCTTCGATGGTGATGGCGGATGCATCCACGCCCCAGCTCTGCGCAGCGGCGTTGATCAGCATTTCGCGCGCAGCAGCACCGGCCTGACGATATTGCAGCCACGAATTCGCCATCGCGGTCGAACCGCCGGTGCCCTGGAATTGACCAAACAGCAGGTTGTTGTAGACGTTCGGATCCGAGGGGGCGAACTCGTATTCGATCTGGTCCATGGTCAGGCCGATTTCTTCGGCAATCAGCGTCGGCAGGCCGGTCGCTGGGCCCTGACCTTTTTC contains:
- a CDS encoding glutamine synthetase family protein, giving the protein MDLSALHNFRVAACDLNGQMRGKRVPPVYADKLEKGAVRMPFSALNVDLWGADIDGSPLVFETGDADGVLRPTERGPVPVPWLDTETALVPMSLYDDDGVPFPGDPRHALSAILDRYAQRGWSVVAATELEFTLVDASGAQPQPPVNPITGRRLTDEAVLSVAEMDAFEAFFTELYDGCAEMGIPAQTAISESGIGQFEINLNHQDAMRCADDTWLFKALTRGLARKHGFAATFMSKPYTDDAGNGMHVHFSVVDQNGHNVFDNNGPEGTEILRSAVAGCVAAMPGSTLIFAPHGNSYTRLIPGAHAPTGACWAYENRTAAIRIPGGPPAARRIEHRVAGGDINPYLMLTAVLGAALVGIEDSLTPPAPITGNAYDIADLPQLMPDWSSAIDRFASDPLVPRLFPADLIRYLTMTKRQEITRFASIPPEDHWLSYLEAV
- a CDS encoding FAD-binding oxidoreductase; protein product: MNLLYSNDRKGEYPDSWYAATANPMDRFPALSEDTKADVCVVGGGYTGLSAALHLAEAGFDVVLLEAHRVGFGASGRNGGQLGSAQRMDQEDLERLVGDADAAKLWDLAEDAKDLVKSLIARHQIACDLKPGVAVLGLSRSEQKELHDHAGHLSERYGYDQIELLDENAGHALCPSPAYKGGYLDMGAAHLHPLNYALGLAQAAAKAGVRIFESTEVTGIDETQPAVIRTAHGNVRAEHVVLACNGYLGDLNRSVAARVMPINNFIAATEPLGKDAARVLTRDVAVADTKFVVNYFRLSADGRLLFGGGESYGYRFPSDVAGKVRKPMTEIFPHLQDAKIDYAWGGTLAITMRRMPYLARVAPNILSASGYSGHGVGTATHAGQLMAMAIQGQAEGFDTMARVPALSFPGGPALRNPLLVLAMTWFALRDRLGI
- a CDS encoding xanthine dehydrogenase family protein molybdopterin-binding subunit encodes the protein MTINTSRRGFLKSAAAAGALLLVGTRPDGALAAASSETAQLNPFVKIDADGTVTAIVKHFEKGQGPATGLPTLIAEEIGLTMDQIEYEFAPSDPNVYNNLLFGQFQGTGGSTAMANSWLQYRQAGAAAREMLINAAAQSWGVDASAITIEDGIVKAGDKSAPIAEFVSAASQLDAPAEPRLKDPSEFRLIGNETVRRKDSAIKGNGQAMYAMDVHLPNQMVAMIKRPEAKGGIALGFDDSASKEVKGYINAAVLPNQAGVAVYAENTWAAIQARDALEVEWDISGAETRDSDQIKAEIMAALEAEPTYNVNKADFEAVAAAIDGADKVVEKTFYFPLLAHAPMEPLNCTIEQTADGDIVLHDGAQMPTGPHMAYQQIFGLPAEKIHIKTMLAGGSFGRRATPDADYQVEAALAFVVTDRSRPVKLVWTREDDIRSGYYRPAFGHKVRVGLDADGKIVGWQHQVAGQSIMKGTAFEAFAVHDGVDHSSIEGIADSPYQIPGMALGLTDTPKATSVLWWRSVGHTHTAYTMETMMDLVAQAARRDPVEFRLAHLSGDDNPDQQRKAAVLKLAAEKANWGNAPEGRSQGIAVHKSFGSYAAEVVEVSGDTESGIKIEKVTCAVDCGIAVNPDVVRAQMEGGIGYGIGHVMRDQITLTSGAVDQYNFPDYEPLRIGDIAAIDVHIVPSAEAPTGVGEPGTPPSAPALANAINALSGVHVAQLPMEAHGVSFA
- a CDS encoding type 1 glutamine amidotransferase gives rise to the protein MKIGILQTGHTPEVLQDEFGDYDELFPTLLAGNGFEFVTFAVVDGTFPDSADDADGWVITGSRHGVYEALPWIAPLVALVREIQQSGKSLIGVCFGHQIIAQALGGKVEKFAGGWAVGRTEYEYDGNKLWLNAWHQDQVVELPKEARVLGRNAFCENAMLAYGDTIWTVQAHPEFTNGFVAGLMRTRGKGVVPEDLMREAANRETALDDNAKIARHMADFLKKERA
- a CDS encoding glutamine synthetase family protein — protein: MADWTDKLPEAAKAYFHGQRLDEVECIISDLPGIARGKAVPASKFAKQSYFHLPDSIFYQTITGGWGEAAGDDGFIEKDMILKPDFSTTTAAPWTGDWTLQVIHDAYNRDGEPIPYSPRNVLKRVVQLYHDKGWKPVVAPEMEFFLVAPNVDPAQGIKPMIGRSGRPAAARQAYSMTAVDEFGPVIDDIYDFAEHQGFEIDGITQEGGAGQLEINLRHGNPVKLADEVFYFKRLIREAALRHNCFATFMAKPIEEEPGSAMHIHHSIIDMETGQNIFSGPQGGETDAFYHFIAGLQNHLPAGLAVMAPYVNSYRRYVKDHAAPINLEWARDNRTTGIRVPLSGPEARRVENRIAGMDCNPYLGIALSLACGYLGLVQQERPRRQFYGDAYEGEGDIPQVMGEALDLFDEATALHEVLGPEFARVYGIVKRAEYEEFLQVISPWEREHLLINV